Part of the Polaribacter sp. Hel1_33_78 genome is shown below.
TACGAAACCCCCGTAAAACTCTTCTGAATAGACCTTAGTTTCTAATAGATCTGTGTCACAAATAAGTACTTTATCTGCTTTTTTAGCTAGCTTATTTTCTAGTTTCATTTGCCCAATTGCAATCGGAATTAAATCCTCTGCCTCACAAGTTTTTCGCTCATTATTCCATTTTTCTTGAAGGTACTCACGTGCAAATTCTGGCGCCCAGACAGTATTATAATAACGAGCTAATTGACGAGAAAGTGTTGTTTTTCCCGAAGATTCAGGGCCAAATAAAACAACTTTTACAAGATTAATGGGTTTTTGTCTAAGTTTTTTTTCCATGCTAAATAACCAAATATTGCTATAAAAGTAAATCCTAAGTATTGAAAACTCGTAAAGGTAAAACCTTTATAAAAATACAAAGGTACAGAAATGATGTTTCCTGCAATCCAAAACAACCAATTTTCTATTTTACGTTTTGCCATTAACCACATGCCTACAAAGAAAATTGCAGTTGTAATGGTGTCTGCATACGCAACCCAAGAAGTCCATTTGTCAAAGACTTTGTATACAATAAATACAAAAACTAAGGTGGAAAAAAAGATATAGATGGATGTTTTTTTCTCTATTTGTGTGGTTCTTGAAATTGGTGTAACATGTGTATCATCAACTTTACGTGTCCAAATATACCAACCATAAACGCTCATTATAAAATAATATCCGTTAATCATCATATCACCTAAAAGCTCCCATTTTAAGAGCAAGTAAACGAATATTGATGTGCTAATCATCCCTGTCGGAAACACCCATATTTTATTTTGTTTCGAAAACCAAACAGATAAAAAACCAAAGATAACCGCTATAATTTCTAGAGTGGTTTCTGTTGTTGAGTAGGTTTTGTATTGGCTAAAAAGTAAATTAAAAATTTCTGTCATGCAGCGTTATAATGGTTTGAAAGCAGAAATCAAAAGTAATAAGTTCTTGTAAGATTTTATGATATTTTTTGATATTTAAGAGAATTTCTTTCAAAGTTAATTTTAGATTTTTTGAAATGGCGATATATTAAAATGTTACAATTTTTTTTAATATGCAAACACGCAAGTAAATCCCTCAAACTCTAAAAACTCGATTTTATAAGAAGCCTCTTCACCATTAAAACGGATTTCTCCTTTGGTTTTTTTGTCTTCAAACTTAAAATCATCAACAAATATATGATGTAAAAATAGTAATTTTTTCTTTCCGTAAATTTTATATAAACTCTCTTTAGCTCCCCAAACAATGGTTAGTTTGCTTATTAAAGCATCAACATTGGCAATGGTTTTATATTCTTCAAATGGTGTGAACTTATGAGCGATTTTTAAAATTTTTTCTCGCTGTTTTTCA
Proteins encoded:
- the pnuC gene encoding nicotinamide riboside transporter PnuC; translated protein: MTEIFNLLFSQYKTYSTTETTLEIIAVIFGFLSVWFSKQNKIWVFPTGMISTSIFVYLLLKWELLGDMMINGYYFIMSVYGWYIWTRKVDDTHVTPISRTTQIEKKTSIYIFFSTLVFVFIVYKVFDKWTSWVAYADTITTAIFFVGMWLMAKRKIENWLFWIAGNIISVPLYFYKGFTFTSFQYLGFTFIAIFGYLAWKKNLDKNPLIL